A genome region from Bradyrhizobium commune includes the following:
- a CDS encoding DUF2336 domain-containing protein — MTKSLFPGFDGLMTLSRREGVDVRPTLLRVLTDLYVQSAVHSEDEQRQFVELATRLIDQVDDATRAAVKARLAIYPHTPVPILQKLGLVAAQEGRRIPLAREIPAPAPAPAPARTPTEAELRMAANMAMQPKDAAEIHDMFFRAGATERALVLHNLAQTPLKAAPRIPTVRAKRAIQILEMAAIAGDVENFTYELGDSLILPSRVAAQIVDDAGGEALAVAARALDMPSPNFQRILLFFKPEIGNSVEMVYRLSRLYDRLSDRSALVMLAAWRGSTLAVTRAKYQPSLHDSERQRVRAGASQTRPAVQPGSSPAVRTGSGGSER; from the coding sequence ATGACCAAGTCGCTGTTTCCCGGATTCGACGGGTTGATGACACTCTCCCGTCGCGAGGGCGTCGATGTTCGTCCGACGCTCTTGCGCGTGCTGACCGACCTCTATGTCCAGTCGGCCGTCCACAGCGAGGACGAGCAGCGGCAATTCGTCGAGCTCGCCACGCGATTGATCGACCAGGTCGACGATGCGACGCGCGCCGCGGTCAAGGCGCGGCTCGCGATCTATCCGCATACGCCGGTCCCGATTCTTCAGAAGCTCGGCCTGGTCGCAGCCCAGGAAGGCCGCAGGATTCCCTTGGCGCGCGAAATCCCCGCTCCTGCGCCGGCCCCTGCGCCTGCCCGCACGCCGACCGAGGCCGAGCTGCGCATGGCCGCCAACATGGCGATGCAGCCAAAGGACGCGGCCGAGATCCACGACATGTTCTTCCGCGCGGGCGCGACCGAGCGCGCGCTGGTCCTGCACAATCTGGCACAGACGCCGCTCAAGGCCGCGCCGCGGATTCCGACCGTGCGCGCCAAGCGCGCCATCCAGATCCTGGAGATGGCGGCGATCGCGGGCGATGTCGAGAACTTCACCTACGAGCTCGGCGACAGCCTGATCCTGCCCTCGCGCGTTGCCGCGCAAATCGTCGACGATGCCGGCGGCGAGGCGCTCGCGGTCGCCGCCCGCGCGCTCGACATGCCGAGCCCCAACTTCCAGCGCATCCTGCTGTTCTTCAAGCCGGAGATCGGCAATTCCGTGGAAATGGTCTACCGGTTGTCGCGACTCTACGACCGCCTCAGCGACCGCTCCGCGCTGGTGATGCTGGCCGCCTGGCGCGGCTCGACGCTCGCCGTCACGCGGGCGAAGTATCAGCCGTCGCTGCATGACAGTGAGCGGCAGCGCGTACGTGCCGGCGCAAGCCAGACGCGACCCGCCGTGCAGCCGGGCTCGAGCCCGGCGGTACGGACAGGCAGCGGCGGATCAGAGCGCTGA
- a CDS encoding peptidoglycan-binding domain-containing protein: MPKKSAKDDTAPRRRGAKAAVIDVETERNLVMRVLLHSPKDTLAGLVAAAAVCAIVANALFLQTGRHPAPMFGTVINLPAPSAMPLSNPLPRPRPVGADTSPLEPKATEFRVEPKPAEKGPAVEATASTPRAGDPMANLVKATTSAPTPSAVAVARPPAPIPTQQSPAARRLSGVQRALSEYGYGQLKVTGTMSGETQSAIQKFEREHKMPVTGQVSDRLLRELAAAIGHPVE, from the coding sequence GTGCCTAAGAAGTCTGCCAAGGACGACACTGCTCCGCGCCGCCGCGGCGCCAAAGCTGCGGTCATCGATGTCGAGACCGAGCGCAATCTCGTGATGCGCGTGCTGCTGCATAGTCCCAAGGACACGCTGGCCGGCCTCGTTGCCGCCGCCGCCGTCTGCGCCATCGTTGCCAACGCGCTGTTCCTCCAGACCGGCCGGCATCCGGCGCCGATGTTCGGCACCGTGATCAATCTTCCCGCGCCGTCGGCGATGCCGCTGTCCAATCCCCTGCCACGGCCGCGGCCCGTCGGCGCAGATACCTCGCCGCTCGAGCCGAAGGCCACCGAATTTCGCGTCGAGCCCAAACCCGCCGAGAAGGGGCCGGCCGTCGAGGCGACCGCATCGACGCCGCGCGCGGGCGATCCCATGGCCAATCTGGTCAAGGCCACGACGTCGGCGCCGACACCGTCGGCCGTGGCCGTCGCCCGGCCGCCGGCGCCGATCCCGACGCAGCAGAGCCCCGCGGCGCGTCGCCTCTCCGGCGTGCAGCGCGCGTTGTCCGAATATGGCTATGGCCAGCTGAAGGTCACGGGCACGATGAGCGGCGAGACCCAATCTGCGATCCAGAAATTCGAGCGTGAGCACAAGATGCCGGTCACCGGCCAGGTCTCCGACCGCCTGCTGCGCGAGCTTGCGGCTGCCATCGGCCATCCCGTCGAATAA
- a CDS encoding MucR family transcriptional regulator, which translates to MSDAGAKNFIELTADIVSAYLSNNPTPAAEIPNLISQVHGALTRVSSGRVEAPLEPAKPAVSLKKSIAPDYLVCLEDGKRFKSLKRHLRTQYNMTPEQYREKWGLPADYPMVAPNYAVARSQLAKKMGLGQQQRKRK; encoded by the coding sequence ATGTCGGATGCCGGGGCCAAGAATTTCATCGAGCTGACGGCGGACATCGTCTCGGCCTATCTCAGCAACAACCCGACGCCGGCCGCCGAGATTCCGAACCTGATCAGCCAGGTGCATGGCGCGTTGACGCGGGTGTCGTCGGGTCGCGTCGAGGCGCCGCTCGAGCCGGCAAAGCCCGCGGTCTCGCTGAAGAAGTCGATCGCGCCGGACTATCTGGTGTGTCTGGAAGACGGCAAGCGCTTCAAATCGCTGAAGCGCCATCTGCGCACCCAGTACAACATGACGCCCGAGCAATATCGCGAGAAATGGGGCCTCCCGGCCGACTATCCCATGGTCGCGCCGAACTATGCAGTGGCGCGCTCGCAACTCGCAAAGAAGATGGGATTGGGACAGCAGCAGCGGAAGCGGAAGTAA
- a CDS encoding glycosyltransferase family 39 protein, with product MTSITTSAIDTPLGRSVERTCDDLAMLVLAAVAVIAGLTFRDYGLGWDDYTHAEYADLLLRMYGSGFRDTAALSFANLYMYGGGFDMVAALLHKILPLELFETRRLVGAIVGVIGLAVTWRLGRRVGGPLAGLATLLLLALCPIFYGHMFMNPKDAPFAVAMIILMLGLVRLAEEYPKPSPRTILIVGLGAGLSIGCRILGGLALVYAMAGFAPLFLEELRTEGAHEAARRFAHVVYVLLPGLVFGYLVMGLIWPWSIMEPGNPFEALTYFSHFFEKPWKEMFDGAIVSVPDMPWSYLPTLFALQLPEVMLVLMTGAVFSTFAMLPRREVPARRKTILLMLTLAATLPLAIAMVKRPALYNGIRHFVFVIPPMAVLGGVAFAWTMERLRANHRAWQPVVLATFCFGLALPLAEMIRLHPYQYTHFNHIAGTVRAADDRFMLDYWGLALKQASDELREQLIERQEVPPRNRKWKVAVCGPQRPAQVALGPDFTIGWDSNAADFAMTLGEFYCKGLPAPVMLEIKRDDVVFARVYDIRGRSISSLLSIPAP from the coding sequence ATGACATCCATCACGACCTCGGCGATCGACACGCCTCTCGGGCGCTCGGTCGAACGCACCTGCGACGACCTCGCCATGCTGGTGCTGGCAGCCGTCGCCGTCATCGCCGGCCTGACCTTCCGCGACTACGGGCTCGGCTGGGACGACTACACCCACGCCGAATATGCCGATCTGTTGCTGCGCATGTACGGCTCCGGCTTCAGGGACACCGCGGCGCTCTCCTTCGCCAACCTCTATATGTATGGCGGCGGCTTCGACATGGTCGCAGCCCTCCTGCACAAGATCCTTCCGCTCGAGCTGTTCGAGACGCGACGCCTGGTCGGCGCGATCGTCGGTGTGATCGGGCTTGCCGTGACATGGCGGCTCGGCCGCCGCGTCGGCGGACCGCTTGCCGGCCTCGCTACGCTGCTGCTGCTCGCGCTCTGCCCGATCTTCTACGGCCACATGTTCATGAACCCGAAGGATGCGCCCTTCGCGGTGGCGATGATCATCCTGATGCTCGGCCTGGTGCGGCTTGCAGAGGAATATCCAAAACCCTCGCCGCGTACGATCCTGATCGTCGGCTTAGGTGCCGGCCTCTCGATCGGCTGCCGCATCCTCGGCGGGCTCGCGCTGGTCTATGCCATGGCCGGCTTCGCCCCGCTGTTCCTGGAGGAGCTGCGCACCGAGGGCGCGCACGAAGCAGCCCGCCGCTTCGCTCATGTCGTCTATGTGCTGCTTCCCGGCCTCGTGTTCGGCTACCTGGTGATGGGGCTGATCTGGCCGTGGTCGATCATGGAGCCCGGCAATCCCTTCGAGGCTTTGACCTACTTTTCGCACTTCTTCGAGAAGCCCTGGAAGGAGATGTTCGACGGCGCGATCGTGTCCGTGCCTGATATGCCCTGGTCGTATCTGCCGACGCTGTTCGCGCTTCAGCTGCCCGAGGTGATGCTGGTGCTGATGACCGGCGCCGTGTTCAGCACCTTCGCCATGCTGCCGCGCCGCGAGGTTCCGGCGCGCCGCAAGACCATCCTTTTGATGCTGACGCTGGCTGCGACCCTGCCGCTGGCGATCGCGATGGTGAAGCGGCCTGCGCTCTACAACGGTATCCGCCATTTCGTCTTCGTCATCCCGCCGATGGCGGTGCTCGGCGGCGTTGCGTTTGCCTGGACCATGGAACGCCTGCGCGCCAATCACCGCGCCTGGCAGCCGGTCGTGCTCGCGACCTTCTGCTTTGGCCTCGCGCTGCCGCTCGCCGAGATGATCCGGCTGCATCCCTATCAATACACCCATTTCAACCACATCGCCGGCACCGTGCGCGCCGCCGACGACCGCTTCATGCTGGACTATTGGGGCCTCGCGCTGAAGCAGGCCTCTGACGAGCTGCGCGAGCAGCTGATCGAGCGCCAGGAAGTGCCGCCGCGCAATCGCAAATGGAAGGTCGCGGTATGCGGCCCGCAGCGCCCGGCGCAGGTCGCGCTCGGGCCCGACTTCACCATCGGCTGGGATTCCAATGCCGCCGATTTCGCCATGACGCTCGGCGAGTTCTACTGCAAGGGCCTGCCCGCGCCGGTGATGCTCGAGATCAAGCGCGACGACGTGGTGTTCGCCCGTGTCTACGACATCCGCGGCCGCAGCATTTCCAGCCTGCTGTCGATCCCGGCACCGTAG
- a CDS encoding DUF1491 family protein, with protein MRLKSNIWVAAYLRRCQTEGVFGAVRRRGAEEAGAVFVKVSLLDGNAMLYVPAPQTSYDDGRPVDRFFVPAAPQPMPEPAVEERLTKEIRFDPDAWIVETEDRAGRHFLELAKT; from the coding sequence ATGCGATTGAAATCAAACATATGGGTCGCGGCCTATTTGCGCCGCTGCCAGACCGAGGGCGTGTTCGGCGCGGTGCGCCGGCGCGGCGCCGAGGAAGCGGGCGCGGTGTTCGTCAAGGTGTCGCTGCTCGACGGCAATGCAATGCTCTACGTGCCGGCGCCGCAGACCTCTTATGACGACGGCCGGCCGGTCGATCGCTTCTTCGTGCCTGCCGCACCGCAGCCGATGCCGGAGCCGGCGGTCGAGGAGCGCCTGACCAAGGAAATCCGTTTCGACCCCGACGCCTGGATCGTCGAGACCGAGGACCGCGCAGGGCGGCATTTTCTGGAGTTGGCGAAGACGTAA
- a CDS encoding DUF308 domain-containing protein codes for MSVALLIAGIFAVVAGLLAVAFGYSIRDFSLGSTLIISGTIGVCSGMLLVGLYAVVLELQAIARRLAGSAAPSEVRVRPVLPGRAAPGAPALEPVPAPAMPAAPPPAAPPWQGEAAARERPRVEPPAEPEPPEPAAPEAPRRRNLLFASTSRKERERAEAKTTEGAPPQESAELAAPAAPEVPPASFDDAWPKPDRARAPEPVAARRPPPSPRTPSTFEPAAPQPAPELPLAPPPPAVEPPVTVLKSGVVDGMAYSLYSDGSIEAQMPEGMMRFASIDELRAHLDQRS; via the coding sequence ATGAGCGTAGCATTGTTGATTGCAGGGATTTTCGCCGTGGTGGCGGGCCTCCTTGCGGTCGCTTTTGGCTATTCGATCAGGGATTTCAGCCTCGGCAGCACCCTCATAATCTCCGGCACGATCGGCGTCTGCTCCGGAATGTTACTGGTCGGCCTCTACGCCGTGGTGCTGGAGCTGCAAGCCATTGCCCGCCGGCTGGCCGGATCAGCTGCACCGTCCGAGGTTCGAGTCAGGCCCGTGCTGCCGGGTCGCGCGGCGCCTGGCGCGCCTGCGCTCGAGCCTGTGCCCGCTCCGGCGATGCCGGCCGCGCCGCCGCCGGCCGCGCCACCATGGCAGGGCGAAGCAGCCGCGCGCGAGCGCCCGCGTGTTGAGCCTCCGGCTGAGCCGGAACCGCCTGAACCCGCAGCTCCCGAAGCTCCGCGCCGGCGCAACCTGTTGTTCGCCTCGACCTCGCGCAAAGAGCGCGAGCGCGCCGAGGCGAAGACCACCGAAGGGGCGCCCCCACAAGAATCTGCCGAGCTCGCGGCGCCCGCCGCGCCGGAAGTTCCACCCGCGAGCTTCGACGATGCCTGGCCGAAGCCCGATCGCGCCCGGGCGCCGGAGCCGGTCGCGGCGCGTCGTCCACCGCCGTCGCCACGCACGCCGTCGACCTTCGAGCCCGCCGCACCGCAGCCCGCACCTGAGCTGCCGCTGGCCCCGCCGCCTCCTGCGGTTGAGCCGCCGGTGACGGTGCTCAAATCCGGCGTCGTCGACGGCATGGCCTATTCGCTCTATTCCGACGGCTCGATCGAGGCGCAGATGCCTGAGGGCATGATGCGCTTTGCCTCGATCGACGAGCTGCGCGCCCATCTCGACCAGAGGTCCTGA
- a CDS encoding SufE family protein has product MTTIDDIRDNFELLDDWDDRYRYVIELGRTLEPLPEAEHSAENKVNGCVSQVWLQKLINRDGGAPILRYRGDSDAHIVRGLVAIVLALYSGRTPQEILATDAISVFDEFGFRDHLTPLRSNGLRSMVERIKTDAKEALAEAS; this is encoded by the coding sequence ATGACGACTATCGACGACATCAGGGACAATTTCGAGCTGCTGGACGATTGGGACGACCGCTACCGGTACGTCATCGAGCTCGGCCGCACCCTGGAACCGCTGCCGGAGGCGGAGCATTCCGCCGAGAACAAGGTGAATGGCTGCGTCAGCCAGGTCTGGCTCCAGAAGCTGATCAATCGCGATGGCGGCGCGCCGATCCTCAGATATCGCGGCGACAGCGACGCGCATATCGTGCGCGGCCTGGTCGCGATCGTGCTCGCGCTCTATTCGGGCCGCACGCCGCAGGAGATTCTTGCAACCGATGCGATCTCGGTGTTCGACGAGTTCGGCTTCCGCGACCACCTGACGCCGCTGCGCTCCAACGGCCTGCGCTCGATGGTCGAGCGCATCAAGACCGATGCGAAAGAGGCGCTGGCGGAGGCGTCGTAA
- a CDS encoding DUF5330 domain-containing protein translates to MRFLLRITFWLGLVLVLLPRDKTPESEKLPQIGAADAVQAATAAVSDASQFCKRQPAACEVGGQAATIIGQRAQDGARKLYQIINDKKEQITNGKNDKIDKIDKKAPDHTGSINVAGEGDAAASEAPRDTLSQDDLALEWHGPEAAN, encoded by the coding sequence ATGCGCTTTCTGCTCCGCATCACATTCTGGCTCGGGCTGGTGCTCGTGCTCCTGCCGCGGGACAAGACGCCCGAATCGGAGAAGCTGCCGCAAATCGGCGCTGCCGATGCGGTGCAGGCTGCGACCGCGGCCGTCTCCGATGCGAGCCAGTTCTGCAAGCGCCAGCCGGCGGCCTGCGAGGTCGGCGGACAGGCTGCGACGATCATCGGCCAGCGGGCGCAGGATGGCGCGCGCAAGCTCTACCAGATCATCAATGACAAGAAAGAGCAGATCACCAACGGCAAGAACGACAAGATCGACAAGATCGACAAGAAGGCGCCCGACCACACCGGCTCGATCAATGTCGCCGGTGAAGGCGATGCGGCCGCGAGCGAGGCGCCGCGCGACACGCTGTCCCAGGACGATCTCGCGCTGGAATGGCACGGCCCGGAAGCGGCGAATTAG
- a CDS encoding PAS domain-containing sensor histidine kinase, with protein sequence MTVLSIIRDCLDALLHPSARYDALTRARHRAFMAPRLLGSLAAFAAFPVYLVLRGAPSAIEVAAFAWLIAPILLSWFLSRTGRYEGAHVLSSLALAGLIMAIAGSTGGIESFAAIWLVVVPLEAALSASRRVAAFASLLALSCAGTLILISQLGWLPQADVSAAERGVLMAFGVASATLYATGLAFGAESLARTGVALLSREEERYRLLARNMSDVISRHRRNGAVQFISQAAEAMLGMPVAQLLGHGLFDRVHVADRPAYLTALSDAARGDVRSVEFRLRQEGSERGQIDFIWVEMRCRPLEQERRADAAAELEVVAVMRDVTDRKLSEQALDQARSAAEAADAAKTRFLATMSHELRTPLNAIIGFSEMIAQEQTLMLGAHQRKEYAELINASGQHLLSVVNGILDMSKMESGNFEIASEPFAPRAALMHCCNLLALKARENGIDLITDAPQDLPVMTGDPRAFKQIVLNLVANAVKFTERGGQVTVSAAASASQLTLRISDTGVGIAPDDLKRIGAPFFQAGKTYQRRHEGTGLGLSIVKSLVALHLGELTVQSKLSEGTAVTVKLPLVYTPPQAKPAESKIATLNPVLRHEVQDQPALVKKSA encoded by the coding sequence GTGACAGTTTTGAGTATCATCCGCGATTGTCTCGATGCGCTGCTGCATCCCTCCGCGCGTTACGATGCGCTGACGCGAGCGCGCCATCGTGCCTTCATGGCGCCGCGGCTTCTCGGAAGCCTGGCCGCCTTTGCCGCATTTCCCGTCTATCTCGTCCTGCGCGGCGCGCCGAGCGCGATCGAGGTCGCAGCCTTCGCCTGGCTGATCGCGCCGATCCTGTTGTCCTGGTTCCTGTCGCGCACCGGCCGTTACGAGGGCGCGCATGTGCTGTCGTCGCTGGCGCTTGCCGGCCTGATCATGGCGATTGCCGGCAGCACCGGCGGCATCGAATCGTTCGCCGCGATCTGGCTGGTCGTGGTTCCCCTGGAAGCCGCGCTGTCGGCCTCGCGCCGTGTCGCGGCCTTTGCCTCGCTGCTCGCATTGTCCTGCGCCGGGACTTTGATCCTCATCAGTCAGCTCGGCTGGCTGCCACAAGCGGATGTGAGTGCTGCCGAGCGCGGCGTGCTGATGGCGTTCGGCGTTGCGTCCGCGACGCTTTATGCCACGGGCCTCGCCTTTGGTGCCGAATCGCTGGCGCGCACCGGCGTCGCGCTGTTGTCACGCGAGGAAGAGCGCTATCGCCTGCTGGCGCGCAACATGAGCGATGTGATTTCGCGGCATCGGCGCAATGGCGCGGTGCAGTTCATCTCACAGGCGGCCGAGGCCATGCTCGGCATGCCCGTCGCGCAATTGCTCGGTCATGGCCTGTTCGATCGCGTCCATGTCGCCGACCGGCCGGCCTATCTGACCGCATTGTCGGATGCCGCGCGCGGCGATGTGCGCAGTGTCGAGTTCCGGCTACGGCAGGAGGGCAGCGAGCGCGGCCAGATCGACTTCATCTGGGTCGAGATGCGCTGCCGTCCGCTCGAGCAGGAGCGACGCGCCGACGCGGCGGCCGAGCTCGAAGTCGTCGCCGTGATGCGCGACGTCACCGATCGCAAGCTGTCCGAGCAGGCGCTCGATCAGGCGCGTAGCGCCGCGGAAGCGGCCGATGCCGCCAAGACGCGCTTCCTCGCCACCATGAGCCACGAGCTCCGCACGCCGCTCAACGCCATCATCGGCTTCTCCGAGATGATCGCGCAGGAGCAGACCCTGATGCTGGGCGCTCACCAGCGCAAGGAATATGCCGAGCTGATCAATGCCTCCGGCCAGCACCTGCTGTCGGTCGTCAACGGCATCCTCGACATGTCGAAGATGGAGTCCGGCAATTTCGAGATTGCGTCGGAGCCGTTCGCGCCACGCGCCGCGCTGATGCATTGCTGCAATCTGCTGGCGCTGAAGGCGCGCGAGAACGGCATCGATTTGATCACCGATGCGCCGCAGGATCTGCCGGTCATGACCGGCGACCCGCGCGCGTTCAAGCAGATCGTGCTCAACCTCGTCGCCAACGCCGTCAAGTTCACCGAGCGCGGCGGTCAAGTCACCGTCTCGGCGGCAGCCTCCGCCTCGCAGCTGACGCTGCGCATCAGCGACACCGGCGTCGGCATCGCGCCCGACGATCTCAAGCGCATCGGTGCGCCGTTCTTCCAGGCCGGCAAGACCTATCAGCGCCGCCACGAAGGCACCGGCCTCGGGCTATCGATCGTGAAGAGCCTAGTGGCGTTGCATCTCGGCGAATTGACGGTACAAAGCAAGCTCAGTGAGGGCACCGCCGTCACCGTCAAGCTGCCGCTCGTCTACACGCCGCCGCAGGCGAAACCGGCCGAGAGCAAGATCGCGACGCTCAATCCGGTGCTGCGTCATGAAGTTCAGGATCAACCTGCTCTGGTGAAGAAAAGTGCCTAA
- a CDS encoding carbohydrate porin: MSAQAIRHVVRALTLGAYLTAAAQSFAQEDKKTDDDKPADPDTGESTVEEKTLGLLPNPWQTYGVKFAATYIGEALGNPTGGLKQGAVYEGRLNLALDVDLDKLAGLDKLTFHANMFQIHGDGLSRSNLQNFFVASGIEALPSTRLYEAYFEKQWGDKKVSLKLGQLAADSEFFNTKYTDVFTNSSMGWPAITSLDLPSGGPSPPLAAMGARLLVNVTSQLSALGGIFDGDQAGPGPGDPQQRDRYGVNFRVNDPPLLLGQIQYAWNNKKGDPNLTGQIKLGGWRHFGSFADQRLASNGVSLAAPTSSGEPLLLSGDIGGWAVFEQQVYRVPHSDDRGVGIFARVSGAPADRNLIDLYADGGLELIGLSDARPDDKFGIAAGYAHVSKHAQALDSDYRSLVGPQWPVRSFEGLLTAVYQYQVKDGWTVQPNFQYIVNPGGGATLPAGSLPGKALRNAAVFGLRTTLKF, translated from the coding sequence GTGAGCGCCCAAGCAATCAGACATGTCGTGCGCGCCCTGACGCTTGGTGCGTACCTGACAGCGGCAGCCCAGTCCTTCGCCCAAGAGGACAAGAAGACCGACGACGACAAGCCGGCCGATCCCGATACGGGCGAGAGCACGGTCGAGGAAAAGACGCTGGGACTGCTACCCAATCCCTGGCAGACGTACGGCGTGAAGTTCGCGGCAACCTATATCGGCGAGGCTCTCGGCAATCCCACCGGCGGTCTGAAGCAGGGCGCGGTCTATGAGGGCAGGCTCAACCTTGCGCTCGACGTCGATCTCGACAAGCTTGCCGGTCTCGACAAGCTCACCTTTCACGCCAACATGTTCCAGATCCACGGCGACGGTCTCTCGCGCTCCAATCTGCAGAATTTCTTCGTCGCCAGCGGGATCGAAGCTCTGCCTTCGACCCGGCTCTACGAAGCCTATTTCGAGAAGCAGTGGGGCGACAAGAAAGTCTCGCTCAAGCTCGGACAACTCGCGGCCGACAGCGAGTTCTTCAACACCAAATATACTGACGTTTTCACCAACTCCTCGATGGGATGGCCGGCCATCACCTCGCTCGACCTGCCGAGCGGCGGTCCGTCGCCGCCTTTGGCGGCCATGGGCGCGCGCCTGCTCGTCAATGTCACCAGCCAATTGTCCGCTCTCGGCGGCATCTTCGATGGCGATCAGGCCGGTCCCGGTCCCGGCGACCCGCAGCAGCGTGATCGCTATGGCGTGAATTTCCGTGTCAACGATCCGCCGCTGCTGCTCGGGCAAATCCAATATGCCTGGAACAACAAGAAGGGCGATCCCAACCTCACTGGGCAGATCAAGTTAGGAGGCTGGCGCCATTTCGGCTCCTTCGCCGATCAGCGCCTTGCCTCGAACGGCGTTTCGCTCGCCGCGCCAACGAGCAGCGGTGAGCCTCTGCTTCTCTCGGGCGACATCGGCGGATGGGCGGTCTTCGAGCAACAGGTCTATCGTGTGCCTCACAGCGACGATCGCGGCGTTGGCATTTTCGCGCGCGTGTCGGGGGCGCCGGCCGACCGCAACCTGATCGATCTCTACGCCGACGGCGGCCTCGAGCTGATCGGGCTCAGCGACGCGCGTCCGGATGACAAGTTCGGCATCGCGGCCGGCTATGCCCATGTCTCGAAGCATGCGCAGGCGCTGGACAGTGATTACCGCAGCCTGGTTGGTCCGCAATGGCCGGTACGCAGTTTTGAGGGGCTTCTCACGGCCGTGTACCAGTATCAGGTCAAGGACGGCTGGACCGTGCAGCCGAACTTTCAGTACATCGTCAACCCCGGCGGCGGCGCCACTTTGCCCGCTGGTTCACTGCCCGGAAAGGCGCTGCGAAATGCCGCGGTATTCGGCTTGCGAACGACCCTGAAATTCTAG
- a CDS encoding class II aldolase/adducin family protein has translation MSPAEARLKEVPSNMTEAEWQQRVNLAACYRLVALYGWDDLVDTHISARVPGPEHHFLINPYGLMFDEITASSLVKVDLHGNQLTESEYSINPAGFTIHSAIHEVREDAICVLHLHTLDGTAVSSAAEGLLPLNQTAQLVTHDLAYHDYEGIALDHDERPRLQNDLGDHNHMLLRNHGTLTVGRSVASAFERMYHLERACSMQVRTRALGTPIYPVEEIAIEKNTELLANRDRAELRATNLVWPPLLRKLDRELPGYRS, from the coding sequence ATGTCACCAGCGGAAGCGCGCCTGAAGGAAGTGCCGTCGAACATGACGGAGGCGGAGTGGCAACAGCGGGTCAATCTCGCCGCCTGCTATCGCCTGGTCGCGCTGTACGGCTGGGACGATCTGGTCGACACCCACATCTCCGCGCGCGTGCCGGGGCCCGAGCATCACTTCCTCATCAATCCTTACGGGCTGATGTTCGACGAGATCACGGCGTCGAGCCTGGTCAAGGTCGACCTCCACGGCAACCAGCTCACCGAGAGCGAGTACAGCATCAACCCGGCTGGCTTCACCATCCATTCGGCGATCCACGAGGTGCGCGAGGACGCGATCTGCGTGCTGCATCTCCACACCCTCGACGGCACCGCGGTGTCGAGCGCAGCCGAGGGACTGTTGCCGCTGAACCAGACCGCGCAGCTCGTCACCCACGATCTCGCCTATCACGACTATGAGGGCATCGCGCTCGACCACGACGAGCGGCCGCGGCTCCAGAACGACCTCGGCGACCACAACCACATGCTGCTGCGTAACCACGGCACGCTGACGGTCGGCCGCTCGGTCGCCTCCGCCTTCGAGCGCATGTACCACCTCGAGCGCGCCTGCTCGATGCAGGTGCGCACCCGCGCGCTCGGCACGCCGATCTATCCGGTCGAGGAGATCGCGATCGAGAAGAACACCGAGCTGCTCGCCAACCGCGACCGCGCCGAGCTGCGCGCGACCAACCTGGTCTGGCCGCCCTTGCTGCGCAAGCTCGACCGCGAGCTCCCGGGCTACCGGTCTTGA